TTAATTAGGGTTGTCCCGGAGTGCTTTTTTTTACCTGTTGGCGGACTTGTGCATGCAACACGTCCCTCATCCTCTCAATTACGCCCTCTGCTCGCCACTGAATGCAAGTGCCAAAATACTGTTGAGTAAGGCGGTAAATCCTTGGGTAAGTCACACCAATTACAACCATTCTTCAGTTGATACAACACCCCATCTAAGATTTCTCTCTTGCTCCATGTTGGGGGTTTAGTTGTTTTCTTTTTGGGTAACAGGGGTTCAATAATCTCCCACTCTTTATCTGTCAAACTGCTTGAATACGGCATTTGCCTTGATTATACTCTTTCTCCAAGATCCCAAATGGGTTCTATAAAAATGACGCTGAGATTTTGGAATATGGTAGTAGTGCATAGTAATGATTTAACTTCGTAAACTAGCGTTATAGTGATGAACGAAATACCAGACTGCCCCAATGTGGTTGTCGAGTAATTTTGAGAACGACAATGTTTTACGTACTAAACGTGAAACTCGTTGGCGTAAAGTATTGTTGAATCGTTCAATATAACTTGTCTTACCACTATCCTTACCGACTGCACTTCGGGCGTTTACTTGGTAATACTTGTACGCATACGCCTTCCAAAAGTCTGTGTAACAAACTGCACATTGTCGGTATATTGGTGGAAGCGATCGCCACAATTGTTTTGCTGATTGGCGCTTGGCGATCGCCAATATATACCCCGACAATTTCTCGGAGTGTGCAATCAATTGCAAGCCAAATGAGCGTGTTTATTCGCTTTCGACCCCACATATGACCACATCTGATCAAGAGTCACGGATTAGCGTACCAGGTTTTTTTGGGTAACCTCAACATGCTTTGGAGTTTGGTAATATTTCTGATTTACATAGTATTGTAGCCAACGTAAGGATACGCCTACCACGCGCGCGATCGCTGCTAAAGATAAGCGTTCGAGCAAGAGTTTATCAATTAACTCACGTTTTGAGTGGTTAATCGGTTGTCGGGTTGGACTTTCGACAAATTGTCGTCCACATTTTTGACATTTGAACCGTTGTGTTCCGTAGTGAGTGCGTCCATTTTTGACAATGTTGTTCGAGTTGCATTTAGGGCAGTGCATAGCTCCAATATTGAACGTCACTTCTTGACTTTATCATTACTATGCATTACTACCTGGAATATAACTACTCTGCAAATTTTATATCGTAACTAATTACCCGGACATGATATAAATAGGAGTTCTATATATCCTCTATGTTACTGTTACACAATGTCCGACGCATTTTACGTAGTTTTCCCCTGCATTAGGGTATTTTTTACGGCAATTTTATATGCAGATACAATTATTACCCGGTATGGGTCTATAAATTAGTTCAGATACAAAAGCCTCAAAATCATCATTAATTTTAGCTTCATTGTTTGAATTGAAATCC
This DNA window, taken from Tolypothrix sp. NIES-4075, encodes the following:
- a CDS encoding transposase, which translates into the protein MPYSSSLTDKEWEIIEPLLPKKKTTKPPTWSKREILDGVLYQLKNGCNWCDLPKDLPPYSTVFWHLHSVASRGRN